The Sebastes umbrosus isolate fSebUmb1 chromosome 19, fSebUmb1.pri, whole genome shotgun sequence genome has a segment encoding these proteins:
- the LOC119478163 gene encoding uncharacterized protein LOC119478163, with the protein MRLIAQDVSESVQSALSSPEGIIQRLTPPSRLNDMILHACKMCKVFIGKMKSVFSPRPRKQRTTSEESDTEPEPSDADDRLPGTHSSDVVIAIKDIIFIIRTKLNDITEPLLDVVPDTEYTLVQSQSSREIEDVAVDITRSIAEDAAGLTPSKQKSKQFKNSIGSRIKRLLVKCFANTTGTLKFTAGSQRSLLRRRLTIC; encoded by the exons ATGAGGTTGATCGCTCAAGACGTTTCAGAGAGCGTCCAAAGTGCCCTCTCCAGTCCCGAGGGCATAATTCAGCGCCTCACTCCTCCCAGCAGACTCAACGACATGATTCTGCACGCCTGTAAAATGTGCAAGGTGTTCATCGGGAAGATGAAGTCTGTGTTCTCACCTCGACCACGCAAACAGAGGACCACCTCCGAAGAATCGGATACGGAACCAGAACCCTCAGACGCTGATGACCGCCTTCCGGGGACGCATTCATCAGATGTTGTGATTGCGATCAAAGACATCATCTTTATCATCAGGACGAAGTTGAACGATATCACCGAACCTCTCTTGGATGTCGTACCAGACACTGAGTATACGCTGGTGCAGTCTCAAAGCTCTCGGGAGATTGAAGACGTTGCAGTAGACATTACTCGGAGCATTGCTGAAGATGCTGCAGGCCTGACTCCATCGAAACAGAAGAGCAAACAGTTTAAGAACAGCATCGGAAGCAGAATCAAGAGGCTTTTGGTAAAGTGCTTTGC CAATACCACCGGGACTCTGAAGTTCACAGCAGGGAGTCAGCGAAGTCTCTTACGAAGAAGATTAACCATCTGTTAA